One window of Quercus robur chromosome 12, dhQueRobu3.1, whole genome shotgun sequence genomic DNA carries:
- the LOC126709679 gene encoding zinc finger protein ZAT1 — MERHKCKLCSRTFANGRALGGHMKAHLATLPLPPKPQQLVAAEPTTESASSSPSSSSGEEQEEQQRQREAEEKALVYGLRENPKKSFRLADPEFSFAVDAGSVVQDRESETESKNPTRRRSKRNRKPFITEGHLSLSQSQSFELKKPKLTNPSLVESPTEPEPVSSVSDTSPEEDVAMCLMMLSRDIWMKNDEEEHQQQGKEVQRSVKTKVKEPEEVEEIKIKKVRGKHRCEKCSKTFRSFQALGSHKTICYRDEQGNDANGRIFECPYCDKVFGSGQALGGHKRSHLLGSSTTTAHVAVSTTLKVETNVIDLNLPAPVEEDDFSVVSDA, encoded by the coding sequence ATGGAGAGGCACAAATGCAAGCTTTGCTCTAGGACGTTTGCTAATGGCAGAGCTTTGGGTGGTCACATGAAGGCTCACTTGGCAACTCTGCCTCTTCCTCCAAAGCCACAGCAGCTCGTTGCTGCTGAGCCTACTACTGAGTCAGCCTCATcttcaccttcatcttcttctggtGAAGAACAAGAAGAGCAACAAAGGCAGAGAGAAGCTGAGGAGAAGGCTTTAGTTTATGGGTTGAGAGAGAATCCGAAGAAAAGTTTCAGACTTGCAGATCCTGAGTTCTCTTTTGCAGTTGATGCTGGGTCTGTGGTACAGGACAGAGAGAGCGAGACCGAGTCAAAGAACCCAACTCGGAGACGATCCAAGCGAAATCGGAAACCGTTTATAACAGAGGGTCATCTGAGTCTGAGTCAGAGTCAGAGCTTTGAATTGAAGAAGCCCAAGTTGACAAATCCAAGTTTGGTTGAGTCTCCTACCGAGCCAGAACCGGTGAGTTCCGTGTCTGATACTTCTCCTGAAGAAGATGTTGCTATGTGCCTCATGATGCTTTCAAGGGATATATGGATGAAAAATGATGAGGAAGAACATCAACAACAAGGTAAAGAAGTACAAAGATCGGTTAAGACTAAGGTCAAGGAACCAGAGGAAGTTGAGGAAATCAAAATCAAGAAGGTTCGAGGGAAGCATCGGTGTGAGAAATGTAGTAAAACTTTTCGATCTTTTCAAGCTTTGGGTAGTCACAAAACCATTTGTTATAGAGATGAACAAGGTAATGATGCTAATGGTAGAATCTTTGAGTGCCCATATTGTGACAAAGTGTTTGGGTCTGGTCAAGCACTTGGTGGCCACAAGAGATCTCATCTTTTGGGTTCTTCAACCACTACTGCTCATGTTGCTGTAAGTACTACCTTGAAAGTTGAGACCAATGTGATAGATCTCAACTTGCCTGCTCCAGTTGAAGAAGATGATTTTAGTGTGGTCTCTGACGCATAA